The following coding sequences lie in one Criblamydia sequanensis CRIB-18 genomic window:
- a CDS encoding nucleotidyl transferase AbiEii/AbiGii toxin family protein: protein MKQLLKPYQAIKISEQTKIREILQQTALLGLQRHGFFEKAAFYGGTALRILYGLDRFSEDLDFTLLKPDPNFDFSIYLEGMRKELAGFGYQMDVNVKTKNIDTCVVSAFMKMNTIEYYLSINEEKKTKSINHNEKIQIKLEVDTDPPLDFRIENRIVLSPVSFYVLTLNKMDLFAGKMHAILYRAWKGRVKGRDWYDLIWYISNQVPLGLRYLESRMKQTEVLSLDDRLTKEKVLSLLKQKIDEIDWNSAKADMRPFIADPERLDIWSPQFFHDLIEAMKVE, encoded by the coding sequence ATGAAACAATTACTTAAGCCTTATCAAGCCATTAAAATCAGTGAACAGACCAAAATCCGCGAAATATTGCAGCAAACGGCTCTTCTTGGTCTTCAAAGACATGGCTTTTTTGAAAAAGCCGCTTTTTATGGAGGAACGGCTTTAAGGATTTTGTATGGCCTTGATCGGTTTAGTGAAGATTTAGATTTTACATTACTTAAACCCGATCCGAATTTTGACTTTAGTATTTATCTTGAAGGGATGCGGAAAGAACTAGCCGGTTTTGGCTATCAGATGGATGTCAATGTCAAAACAAAAAATATAGACACTTGCGTTGTTTCAGCGTTTATGAAAATGAATACCATTGAGTACTACTTATCCATCAACGAAGAAAAGAAAACAAAATCGATTAACCATAATGAGAAGATACAAATTAAACTGGAAGTCGATACCGATCCGCCCCTTGACTTTCGCATCGAAAACCGCATCGTCCTCTCCCCTGTATCTTTCTATGTACTTACTTTAAATAAAATGGATTTATTTGCGGGTAAGATGCACGCCATTCTTTATCGAGCCTGGAAAGGAAGGGTTAAAGGTCGGGATTGGTATGACTTGATTTGGTACATCAGCAATCAAGTCCCCCTTGGACTTAGATATTTGGAAAGCCGGATGAAGCAAACAGAGGTGCTATCGTTAGACGATCGCCTTACAAAAGAAAAGGTTCTTTCTCTATTAAAACAAAAGATAGATGAGATTGACTGGAATAGCGCTAAAGCAGATATGCGCCCTTTTATAGCAGACCCTGAGCGTTTAGATATTTGGTCTCCTCAATTTTTTCATGATCTTATAGAAGCCATGAAAGTTGAGTGA